The proteins below are encoded in one region of Podarcis raffonei isolate rPodRaf1 chromosome 6, rPodRaf1.pri, whole genome shotgun sequence:
- the LOC128415696 gene encoding cytochrome P450 2J4-like, producing MLLQLLSVLWEALSLQVVLVFLAAFLLLADYKKKIRPRDFPPGPMPLPLLGNMLNMDFKKPHFSMQKFAKKYGNIFSLQVGNRRVVVVNGLQLVKETLVHQGENFVDRPVLPLDKEIFTSFGLIFSNGLSWKQQRRFALSTLRNFGLGKRSLEERIQEESRYLTDAIEAENGQPFNPHFQINNAVSNIICSITFGDRFDYYDSRFQMLLHLLDETMYLQATIWSRLYNIFPTLMKHLPGPHNTVFKNWGKLKSFVREIIEKHKEDWNPSEPRDFIDAYLNEMAKEDSASSFHEENLLHSTLDLFFAGTETTSTTLRWALLYTAIYPEVQAKVQAEIDSVIGQSRQPAMDDRDRMPYTNAVVHEIQRISNIIPLNVPRLTTKDTTLAAFHIPKGTIMVPNLTSVLFDKDEWETPNVFNPGHFLENGQFRKREAFLPFSAGKRVCLGEQLGRTELFIFFTALIQKFTFQAPKNVTLSREFRMGVTLSPLPYRICAFSR from the exons ATGCTGCTCCAGTTGCTCTCTGTCCTCTGGGAGGCCTTGTCCCTGCAGGTCGttctggtgtttctggctgcatTTCTGCTTCTTGCTGATTACAAGAAAAAGATTCGCCCAAGGGATTTCCCCCCAGGGCCCATGCCTCTTCCCTTGCTGGGTAACATGCTAAACATGGATTTCAAGAAACCCCACTTTTCCATGCAAAAG tttgcaaaaaaatatgGCAACATCTTCAGCCTTCAGGTTGGAAACAGGCGGGTTGTGGTTGTGAATGGATTGCAGCTGGTGAAAGAGACTCTTGTCCATCAGGGTGAAAACTTCGTAGATCGTCCAGTCCTTCCTCTTGATAAAGAAATATTTACATCATTTG GATTGATCTTCTCTAATGGCCTTAGTTGGAAACAACAAAGACGATTTGCCTTATCAACTCTCAGAAACTTTGGTTTGGGCAAAAGGTCTTTAGAAGAACGAATACAGGAGGAGAGCCGATACCTAACGGATGCAATTGAAGCTGAGAATG GGCAGCCATTTAACCCTCACTTTCAGATTAATAATGCTGTTTCAAATATCATTTGTTCCATCACATTTGGAGACCGCTTTGATTACTATGACAGCCGTTTCCAGATGTTATTGCACTTGCTTGATGAGACGATGTACCTTCAAGCAACTATTTGGAGTCGG CTGTACAATATCTTTCCCACTCTCATGAAGCACTTGCCAGGGCCTCAtaatactgtttttaaaaactggggaAAGCTGAAATCCTTTGTGAGAGAAATCATTGAAAAACACAAAGAAGACTGGAACCCATCTGAACCCAGAGACTTCATTGATGCCTACCTAAATGAAATGGCCAAG gaggattcagcttccaGTTTCCATGAAGAAAACCTTCTACATTCAACACTGGATCTGTTTTTTGCTGGAACAGAAACAACTTCTACAACATTGCGCTGGGCTTTACTTTACACGGCCATTTATCCAGAAGTTCAAG CAAAAGTCCAAGCAGAAATAGATTCTGTGATTGGCCAGTCTCGCCAGCCAGCGATGGATGACAGGGACAGAATGCCATACACCAATGCAGTTGTTCATGAAATTCAAAGAATAAGCAACATTATTCCTTTAAATGTGCCTCGGTTGACAACAAAGGACACTACACTCGCTGCATTTCATATTCCCAAG GGAACCATAATGGTCCCCAACTTGACCTCTGTGCTGTTTGACAAGGATGAGTGGGAAACACCCAATGTGTTTAATCCTGGCCATTTCCTGGAGAATGGTCAGTTCAGGAAAAGGGAAGCGTTTCTGCCATTCTCTGCAG GAAAGCGAGTTTGTCTTGGAGAGCAGTTGGGAAGGACCGAGCTCTTTATTTTCTTCACTGCCCTAATTCAGAAGTTCACTTTCCAGGCTCCAAAGAATGTGACATTAAGCCGTGAATTTAGGATGGGTGTGACATTGTCTCCCCTGCCATACCGGATATGTGCATTCTCTCGCTAA